Below is a genomic region from Zea mays cultivar B73 chromosome 9, Zm-B73-REFERENCE-NAM-5.0, whole genome shotgun sequence.
TGAAATTAGAAAGACCTTTTTTAAAAAGAAAATATATCAGGCTAAAAAACCAACCCATTGTGCAAAACCATTGATCTAAGGGTTTTGATCAAATATGTCGCTCAATTTTACAATATTAGATTAGATAGTTCATTTGGATGCAAATCATGTAAACCAATATAACAATGTAGGAAGACCTTTTTTAAAAAGGAAACGTGGCAGGTTCAAAAACCAACCCATTGACCAAAGGAGATAAATGGTGAACATCTAGCTTGTTTGGAATTTGTTGTTTTCTAACttcttaattatttatttttttttaCATTTTCATAAAAAAACAAGTAGCCTACATTTTTTAAAACTTTTACCTCCGTTTGGTCAGGTGAAAGGTACACTGGTCGGTGGTGCGTATAAACGGATAGTTTCATACTCGAGACTCGAGAATGAAGGTCCACTGAGAAAGTTGCAGGACATCTCTCATTCTCAACCACTAAATCAAACATGGACAAATAATATTAATATCCATATATCAAAATCAACTGAATGTATTATCATATAGAACTACGACATCGAACGGTTCGAACCAAACCATGGAATGCGGTCGACAGAAAACAAAGGGGCTAGTACTTATACTTCATAGGCTCTTTCATAGCATCAATTTTAAAAACAGAACAGGGGCACCGGTTCAACTAGAAAGCCCTAAAAACATAAGTGCACAAAGCATAGCAAATTAGCTACAAAATATGTCGTCTGACTTCGGGCATTCATACTTTGGAATAATCCCGCACAAGACGTCTCAAAGTGATGCCTCAACGCCTATTCCCAGCCTTGGGCAGTGGGCTGGGCTGCTGATTCCCAACCAGTAGGAGCGACCACTGGAGGAACAGTGCCATCCACAGGAACAGGGGCCACAGTTTGATCCCAGCCATCACCGGTAGGAACCGGAGCTGCAGCATAGAATGAGAATCCTCATGTTATTACCACAATGAAATTGCATAAGAGTGACTGAAATGTCTGAGTTATACTTCTAGCATAAGTACAATATTGTTGTCTAAACAAGTCTCATACCAAAGATTAGAAAATTATGTAAGCAGTTTACCTGGTGCAGCACCCCAATCAGCACCAGTAGGAGCAACAGGTGGTGCAGCCACATCAGAGGTCCACTGGTCACCGCCCCACTGATCAGCTCCTTGGTAATCAGTGACTGCAGCAAACTCAGGGGCCGCAGCAGCTTCCTCCTCCTGCTCCTTTGCTTCCTCTGGGTCTCTGTAGAAGAACAGATCAACCTGCAAACGACATTATTATCAAATAAGAATGGAAATGTTACCAATAAAACATGGAATCACCACATCTCCAATGTCATTTTGGACAGCATCATAAGCTAGCATACCATGACTTCCCACTTGTGCCCAGGGAGGATAGTGCCCCTCATCTGCAGAACCATCCTGGCCAAAAGCCAGAACAGGCATCCAATGCTGTTCCTCCCCTTGTTGTTGGCTGGGATGCCGATATCGACATACCGCATGGGAGAGTCAGTGTCGCAGAAGGCAATGGTCGGGATGTTCCCCAGAGCAGACTCCTTGATTGGCTGCAAACAGTTACGCACTACAATTAGTCCATCACACTGCAGCATTCATAAATATTTCGTAAGAACTTTGGAACAGAAATTCCCTTCACCTGATGGTCAGTCCTTGGGTCAGTAAGGATGAGCAGGCGAGGCTCGCTGAAAGAGGTCTGGAGCTGATTGGTGAAGGTACCAGGGGTG
It encodes:
- the LOC103639501 gene encoding 40S ribosomal protein SA-like; this translates as MAASAGGGAVRALSQKEQDIQMMLAADVHLGTKNCDFQMERYVFKRRTDGIYIINLGKTWDKLQLAARVIVAIENPQDIIVQSARPYGQRAVLKFAQYTGAHAIAGRHTPGTFTNQLQTSFSEPRLLILTDPRTDHQPIKESALGNIPTIAFCDTDSPMRYVDIGIPANNKGRNSIGCLFWLLARMVLQMRGTILPGHKWEVMVDLFFYRDPEEAKEQEEEAAAAPEFAAVTDYQGADQWGGDQWTSDVAAPPVAPTGADWGAAPAPVPTGDGWDQTVAPVPVDGTVPPVVAPTGWESAAQPTAQGWE